The following proteins are co-located in the Microbacterium immunditiarum genome:
- a CDS encoding acyl-CoA thioesterase domain-containing protein — MTQSTPEAIAALRDTLVLERVLELADEREEDVFTGPSAPMPTGLVYGGQLVAQAVTAAQRTIGTGRVVHSVHASFLRPARSDADVAYRVARLTEGRSYAVRRVDAHQDGLVFTATVSFQHPEQSAVHAQRLTAAVPRPHTLPNIAERFAGRGDPTSRIWQTERGFDLRLIDEIPAGGDASDGPSRGLWFRSRLPLGEDEARHRAAIAYASDFGLLHVTLAPHGRRATDLGLRMVSLDHALWLYEPARADEWLLFVQSPVSARSARGLAVGRIYREDGVLVALCVQEGVIRHPSDGDN; from the coding sequence GTGACTCAGTCGACGCCTGAGGCGATCGCGGCGCTGCGCGACACCCTCGTGCTCGAGCGGGTGCTGGAGCTCGCCGACGAGCGCGAGGAAGACGTGTTCACCGGCCCGAGCGCGCCCATGCCGACGGGACTGGTCTATGGAGGCCAGCTCGTCGCGCAGGCGGTGACCGCGGCGCAGCGGACGATCGGAACGGGTCGGGTCGTGCACTCCGTGCACGCCAGCTTCCTGCGTCCGGCGCGATCGGACGCCGACGTCGCCTATCGGGTCGCCCGGCTGACGGAAGGCAGATCGTATGCGGTGCGACGGGTCGACGCGCATCAGGACGGCCTCGTGTTCACGGCGACCGTGTCCTTCCAGCATCCGGAGCAGTCGGCCGTCCACGCGCAGCGTCTCACCGCGGCCGTGCCGCGACCGCACACCCTGCCGAACATCGCTGAACGGTTCGCCGGGCGAGGCGATCCGACCAGCCGCATCTGGCAAACCGAGCGGGGATTCGACCTGCGCCTCATCGATGAGATCCCGGCCGGCGGTGACGCGTCGGACGGTCCCAGTCGAGGACTGTGGTTCAGATCGCGATTACCGCTCGGGGAGGACGAAGCCCGACACCGCGCCGCGATCGCGTACGCGAGCGACTTCGGACTTCTGCACGTGACTCTGGCGCCCCATGGCCGGCGCGCGACGGATCTCGGGTTGCGGATGGTGAGCCTCGATCATGCGCTTTGGCTGTATGAGCCGGCACGCGCGGACGAGTGGCTGCTCTTCGTACAGTCGCCCGTCTCCGCTCGGTCCGCCCGGGGTCTCGCGGTCGGCCGGATCTATCGGGAGGACGGGGTCCTCGTCGCTCTTTGCGTGCAGGAGGGCGTGATCCGGCATCCGTCCGATGGAGACAATTGA
- a CDS encoding FAD-dependent oxidoreductase: MDHAETVDIAVIGAGGAGLTAAIGARRAGRTTAVFEASSFVGGTFAYSTGLIWAPATSRALAQGFPDTPEEGAAHIDHLSAGRNDPALTRAFAERVGPALDYLADECGVPYEVVRTYPDYYAEAPSGRTEGRYLASPVFDTKTLPGEWADRLVRSPIYDRMPTSWPEVQSWGGFGTIARWDHDLLARRRAEGWVGFGTATVGWLLSSALSTGVDIRLDSPLTGLRRHGDEWELTIGRGADAAPVLARSVVLATGAYDWNPRMQSWFDPYPPAAPAGMPNVDGEAILLALEAGASFSSLSGQILVPALSIPGETFNGQPLRRLFVREPAFPGSLVVNAEGGRFADESFYRDLVSGINHLDAKTQQYVNHRAWFVFDQAWKDKYWLGSVAPGVVPDWLVSADSAAELAQTLGVDEGGFVQTLTQYNEHARTGEDPDFARGSTAYARNNGDRDVEPNPCLRPLEGRLYAIPLELTTVGGRGGLRFDENARVLDWRDRPLAGLYAAGNAGAALIEGYWYNSGIANARAFTFGLAAARHAASVLERERTRDSVDA, encoded by the coding sequence ATGGACCACGCTGAGACCGTCGACATCGCTGTGATCGGCGCTGGCGGGGCGGGACTTACCGCGGCGATCGGGGCACGGCGTGCCGGTCGCACGACTGCTGTCTTCGAGGCGTCGTCGTTCGTCGGCGGCACATTCGCCTACTCCACCGGCCTGATCTGGGCGCCCGCGACGAGCCGTGCCCTCGCGCAGGGCTTTCCCGACACACCGGAGGAGGGTGCGGCGCACATCGACCACCTGTCGGCGGGACGCAATGACCCAGCCCTGACGCGTGCGTTCGCCGAGCGAGTAGGACCCGCACTCGACTACTTGGCGGATGAGTGCGGCGTGCCGTATGAAGTCGTGCGCACGTACCCCGACTACTACGCAGAGGCGCCGTCCGGGCGCACGGAGGGGCGCTACCTGGCGTCGCCCGTCTTCGACACCAAGACTCTGCCGGGCGAGTGGGCGGACCGTCTGGTGCGATCGCCGATCTACGACCGCATGCCGACGTCGTGGCCTGAGGTCCAGTCGTGGGGCGGGTTCGGCACCATCGCTCGCTGGGATCACGACCTGCTCGCCCGCCGGCGCGCCGAGGGATGGGTCGGATTCGGGACGGCCACCGTCGGCTGGCTCCTGAGCTCGGCCCTCAGCACCGGTGTGGACATCCGGCTCGACAGCCCGCTCACCGGACTTCGGCGCCACGGTGATGAGTGGGAGCTGACGATCGGTCGCGGGGCGGATGCCGCGCCCGTTCTCGCTCGAAGCGTCGTGCTGGCCACGGGCGCGTACGACTGGAATCCGCGGATGCAGTCGTGGTTCGACCCCTATCCGCCGGCCGCTCCTGCGGGCATGCCGAACGTCGACGGCGAGGCGATCCTGCTCGCACTGGAAGCCGGTGCATCGTTCAGCTCGCTTTCCGGGCAGATCCTCGTTCCCGCCCTCAGCATCCCCGGCGAGACGTTCAACGGTCAGCCGCTGCGGCGACTGTTCGTGCGCGAGCCGGCATTCCCGGGCAGTCTCGTCGTGAACGCGGAGGGCGGACGCTTCGCGGACGAATCCTTCTACCGCGATCTCGTCTCGGGTATCAACCACCTCGATGCGAAGACGCAGCAGTACGTGAACCACCGCGCGTGGTTCGTCTTCGACCAGGCATGGAAGGACAAGTACTGGCTCGGCTCTGTGGCTCCCGGTGTCGTGCCGGATTGGCTCGTCTCGGCGGACTCGGCTGCCGAGCTGGCGCAGACGCTCGGGGTCGATGAGGGCGGCTTCGTCCAGACCCTGACGCAGTACAACGAGCATGCCCGCACGGGGGAGGATCCTGACTTCGCGCGAGGGTCCACCGCGTACGCGCGCAACAACGGAGATCGAGACGTCGAGCCCAACCCGTGCCTGCGGCCCCTCGAAGGGCGGCTCTACGCGATCCCGCTCGAGCTGACCACGGTCGGCGGCCGAGGCGGTCTGCGGTTCGATGAGAACGCTCGCGTGCTCGATTGGCGCGACCGCCCGCTCGCGGGGCTCTACGCCGCCGGAAACGCCGGGGCCGCGCTCATCGAGGGCTATTGGTACAACAGCGGCATTGCCAACGCTCGCGCGTTCACCTTCGGACTCGCGGCGGCGCGGCACGCGGCATCCGTCCTCGAACGCGAGCGAACCCGTGACTCAGTCGACGCCTGA
- a CDS encoding FAD-dependent oxidoreductase, giving the protein MSGADDALDVDVVVIGGGMAGLTVAASVAQRQRSVIVLEAADDVGGSARLSEGYVWTAPSLDVFGEEDPGGDTELFTRMLDALEPSFAWVEELSVPLGPRLTKVLGYGEGRQIDVGAYIARCVSIVESAGGYVLRGTAPSSLTTQDGRVTGVVVPDGEGGEQTLGARAVVVATGGFQSTEEARAEWMGESARDLLLRSNQRSVGDGIRLGLDVGADLAGPADGFYGHLVAYPVDRFEPRDFAALSQYYSEHGVLVDSRGLRFTDESLGDHVNTIAVAATGRAVLIIDERIRRTEVVRAFIPGMDAVDKLELADERGARTASAQEMDELASSLDEWGYDGTRAVATVREFNAALLAGSALDPSRTRLRSPLIEPPFAAIEVQPAITFTYRGLAADADGRVLSGGEPIPGLYVAGADLGGLNARGYTGGLVRGLALGRVTAAALAADLGWS; this is encoded by the coding sequence ATGAGCGGAGCGGATGACGCGCTCGACGTCGATGTCGTCGTGATCGGTGGCGGGATGGCCGGCCTGACGGTAGCGGCATCCGTCGCGCAGCGGCAGCGATCGGTCATCGTCCTCGAAGCAGCCGACGATGTCGGCGGCTCGGCTCGGCTCTCGGAGGGCTACGTGTGGACAGCGCCTTCCCTCGACGTGTTCGGGGAAGAGGATCCCGGCGGAGACACAGAGCTGTTCACCCGGATGCTGGATGCCCTGGAGCCGTCCTTCGCGTGGGTCGAAGAGCTCTCGGTGCCGCTCGGTCCGCGCCTGACGAAAGTGCTCGGATACGGGGAGGGGCGGCAGATCGACGTCGGTGCATACATCGCGCGATGCGTCTCCATCGTGGAGTCGGCGGGCGGCTACGTGCTGCGCGGCACCGCGCCATCCTCGCTCACGACCCAGGACGGTCGTGTCACAGGCGTGGTCGTGCCCGACGGGGAAGGCGGGGAGCAGACGCTCGGCGCCCGCGCGGTGGTGGTGGCGACGGGGGGATTCCAGTCGACCGAGGAAGCGCGTGCGGAGTGGATGGGTGAAAGCGCCCGCGACCTCCTGCTCCGCTCGAATCAGCGAAGCGTCGGCGACGGCATCCGGCTCGGTCTCGATGTCGGCGCCGATCTGGCAGGGCCTGCGGACGGGTTCTACGGGCATCTCGTCGCGTACCCGGTCGACCGGTTCGAGCCGCGCGACTTCGCGGCGCTCTCGCAGTACTACTCCGAGCACGGCGTTCTCGTGGACAGTCGAGGTCTGCGCTTCACGGATGAATCCCTCGGCGACCACGTCAACACGATCGCGGTCGCCGCGACCGGCCGTGCAGTGCTCATCATCGACGAGCGCATCCGCCGCACCGAGGTCGTCCGGGCGTTCATCCCGGGGATGGATGCCGTCGACAAGCTCGAGCTCGCCGACGAACGAGGTGCCCGCACGGCGTCGGCGCAGGAGATGGACGAGCTCGCTTCATCGCTCGACGAGTGGGGTTACGACGGCACGCGAGCCGTGGCGACTGTCCGCGAGTTCAACGCCGCGCTGCTGGCGGGGAGTGCGCTGGACCCCTCACGCACGCGGCTTCGGTCGCCGCTGATCGAACCGCCGTTCGCCGCGATCGAAGTGCAGCCCGCCATCACGTTCACATATCGCGGGCTCGCGGCGGATGCCGATGGGCGCGTGCTCTCCGGCGGAGAGCCGATCCCCGGTCTGTACGTCGCCGGCGCCGACCTCGGTGGCCTGAACGCGCGCGGATACACGGGGGGCCTCGTGCGAGGTCTCGCCTTGGGCAGGGTCACGGCCGCAGCGCTCGCGGCCGATCTGGGATGGAGCTGA
- a CDS encoding ATP-binding cassette domain-containing protein has product MSLLEVEDVCAGYGDLQVLWDVSVALPTGGIVVVAGPNGAGKSTLLRTIAGTIRPTAGAIRLDGTDVTRWRHSRRLNSGIGWVPEGRLLFDEITVEENLRMSARMAGLKGTALAESLDATAEVFPELLEWLPRPAGQLSGGQQQIVAIARALVRRPRLMLLDEPSVGIAPRIVGMIADKLQQMSSLGVGILVAEQNVAWLADIATESIVLRGGRVTYRADGAVLASRDFMRDVYLSVGPAEPDLEGA; this is encoded by the coding sequence GTGAGCTTGCTGGAAGTCGAAGACGTCTGCGCCGGATACGGCGATCTCCAGGTGCTTTGGGACGTGAGCGTCGCGCTGCCCACCGGCGGCATCGTCGTCGTCGCCGGCCCCAACGGGGCGGGCAAATCGACCCTGCTCCGCACGATCGCGGGGACGATCCGTCCGACGGCCGGCGCGATCCGGCTCGACGGGACAGACGTCACCAGGTGGCGCCATTCGCGACGTTTGAACTCCGGCATCGGGTGGGTCCCCGAGGGGCGGCTGCTCTTCGACGAGATCACGGTCGAGGAGAACCTCCGCATGTCGGCGCGCATGGCGGGCTTGAAGGGGACGGCGCTCGCCGAAAGCCTCGACGCGACGGCGGAGGTCTTCCCCGAGTTGCTCGAGTGGCTTCCGAGGCCGGCCGGGCAGCTCAGCGGCGGTCAGCAGCAGATCGTGGCGATCGCCCGCGCCCTCGTGCGCCGGCCACGGCTCATGCTGCTCGACGAGCCCAGCGTCGGCATCGCCCCGCGGATCGTCGGGATGATCGCCGACAAGTTGCAGCAGATGAGCTCGCTCGGGGTCGGCATCCTCGTGGCGGAGCAGAACGTCGCCTGGCTTGCGGATATCGCCACCGAATCGATCGTCCTGCGGGGAGGACGAGTCACCTATCGCGCGGACGGCGCGGTCCTCGCATCGCGGGACTTCATGCGGGACGTCTATCTCAGCGTCGGTCCCGCCGAGCCGGATCTGGAGGGTGCATGA